A genomic stretch from Xenopus laevis strain J_2021 chromosome 6S, Xenopus_laevis_v10.1, whole genome shotgun sequence includes:
- the LOC108719878 gene encoding metalloreductase STEAP2, with translation MEAITMMGSPNSITESFLQNGTNGVKEDKTSIGILGSGDFAKSLTIRLIRCGYHVVIGSREPKYASDFFPHVVDVTHHEDAIMKANIIFIAIHREHYSSLWDVKHLLSGKILVDVSNNMRVDQYPESNAEYLSSLFPDCHVVKGFNVISAWALQLGPKDASSQVYICSNNVQARQQVIELARKMSFIPIDLGTLSSSREIENIPLRLFTPWKGPVVISISLATFFFIYTFIRDIIHPYVRNQQSDFYKIPIEIVNKTLPIVAITLLSLVYLAGLLAAAYQLYYGTKYRRFPPWLESWLECRKQLGLLSFFFACVHVVYSMCLPMRRSERYLFLNMAYQQVHANVENSWNEEEVWRIEMYISFGIMSLGLLSLLAVTSIPSVNNALNWREFSFIQSTLGYVALLISAFHVLIYGWKRAFEEDNYRFYTPPNFVLALVLPTIVILGKIILLCPCISKRLRRIKRGREKSHFKENTSGSAAHVSPVRVTVM, from the exons ATGGAAGCAATCACAATGATGGGCAGTCCAAACAGTATAACTGAATCCTTTCTGCAAAATGGCACAAATGGGGTAAAGGAAGACAAGACCAGTATTGGGATCTTAGGAAGTGGAGATTTTGCAAAGTCCCTGACAATAAGGCTCATAAGGTGTGGGTACCATGTGGTCATTGGAAGCAGAGAACCAAAATATGCATCAGACTTCTTCCCTCATGTCGTCGATGTAACACACCATGAGGATGCAATTATGAAggcaaatattatatttattgcaatacACAGAGAACATTATTCTTCCTTATGGGATGTAAAACATCTGCTCTCTGGAAAAATACTAGTTGACGTCAGCAATAACATGCGGGTGGATCAATACCCAGAATCGAATGCAGAATACCTGTCTTCATTGTTTCCAGATTGCCATGTAGTGAAAGGGTTTAACGTTATCTCAGCATGGGCACTACAACTTGGTCCTAAAGATGCCAGCAGCCAG GTGTATATTTGCAGCAATAATGTCCAAGCTCGTCAACAAGTCATTGAACTAGCTCGCAAGATGAGCTTCATTCCGATTGACTTGGGAACATTGTCTTCATCAAGAGAGATTGAAAACATCCCTTTGCGCCTATTCACACCTTGGAAAGGCCCTGTAGTAATATCGATAAGCCTTGCTACTTTTTTCTTCATTTACACTTTTATTCGTGATATTATCCACCCATACGTCAGGAATCAACAGAGTGACTTCTACAAGATTCCCATTGAAATTGTGAACAAGACTTTGCCAATAGTTGCGATCACCCTTCTGTCTCTGGTTTACCTAGCCGGTCTTCTGGCCGCAGCGTACCAGCTCTACTATGGTACAAAGTACAGACGGTTTCCTCCATGGTTGGAGAGTTGGCTGGAGTGTAGAAAACAACTGGGCTTGCTAAGCTTCTTTTTCGCATGTGTTCAcgttgtatacagtatgtgtttgccAATGAGAAGGTCGGAACGTTATTTGTTTCTTAATATGGCCTATCAACAG GTTCATGCAAATGTTGAAAATTCATGGAATGAGGAAGAAGTGTGGAGAATTGAAATGTATATCTCCTTTGGAATAATGAGCCTGGGACTGCTCTCTCTGCTAGCAGTGACCTCCATTCCATCTGTCAACAATGCCTTAAACTGGAGAGAATTTAGCTTCATTCAG TCTACCCTTGGATACGTTGCTTTACTGATAAGCGCCTTCCATGTTTTAATCTATGGCTGGAAACGAGCTTTCGAAGAAGACAACTACAGATTTTACACCCCTCCAAACTTTGTGTTGGCTCTTGTGCTCCCTACCATAGTGATTTTGGGTAAGATTATTTTGCTCTGCCCATGCATAAGCAAGAGACTGAGGAGGATAAAAAGAGGTCGGGAGAAAAGTCATTTCAAAGAGAACACAAGCGGATCAGCAGCCCACGTATCTCCAGTGAGGGTCACAGTTATGTGA